CGAGAGTTTGGGGATTCGAATTCGCATCATTTCATCCGCCCTCATTGCTTTGATGATTTCCTAACTATTTCACATTTGTTTAAATCACGGGGTTGCATGTATGTTTTGAAATTATAGAGGACTTTTTTGTAAGTTGACTTAACTACTTgggcttttctatatttttcccTTAAAGAGAAAAGCGCTAGCGCGCACAACACACCTTAGAATCCCTAATCTGTCCATTTTCCCTCCGTACTAAAAAAGCGTCCCTTTCTCTCTTTGTACTccggttttttctttttggatctGGGAATTGGAGAGAATGGCAGCAGCATCAGGAAACGAGAACAAGGCACCTGCAGTAATTGGTTTAGCGTGGGAACCCAAGCTACCTCGGCTTCCAATTCCAGATACAGCTTCAACTTCTTCGTCCAGAAATCGCCATAACCACCATCGCCATTCGCGGGCCAAAACTAGCACAGGCTCTTTCTCCTTCACCTCCCAACAGGACAACCTCATAGATGGGCTCTATGTTCCGCCTAACGACCCCAAAAAGCTCAATAAATTGCTCAGGAAACAACTCCAACAAACTGCTGGCAAGCATTGGTAACCCCCATCCCCATCAGTCCATTaccctcttctttcttttcttttaactcCTGTATGACTAAATCGTACTGGTacgtatttatttgttttgtgaaTATCTCAATTTTGAACAATTAGGATTTTACCCAGAGTGAGCGTCACTTCCTACtgctattattgttatttttatcgGTATTGGTTTGTGTGACTGAGTTGGTGATTTTGATTCCTGAATTAGGTTTGACATGCCTGCTCCAACTCTCACTCCCGAGTTAAAGAAAGACCTCCACCTCTTGAAGGTACTTTCACCCTTTGCCTCCTTCCCTTCCTTTCTAATTATCCTTCCTGCTTTTTCTTTTACTCGTAAATTagaaagttttcttttttcccactcgtaaatgagaaagaaagaggaaaagcaAGGAATCCCAATAAGAGGAAAAGCAAGGCATCCCATTTCCCACCCCATCTTCCAAGTTCCAACTCCATCCATTTTCTCTCTATCTTCAGGTGCAACTACCAATTTTTTGTTGCTTTCCTACAAACTCATACAACTACATCCTAGCAGCAGTTTTTTTCTTCTACCatggacccaaaaaaaaaaaagttcctcCTTTTGGCTCCTGTCGGATGCCTGACCTAAAGGGAGAAGAACATGTCTTTGCTTCAATCTTTTTTACATCTCATTAGTGCAAGTGTCAACATCTACCAACATGAAAAGTTGTTCGCTCTTAGTTTTAGGTTCATAAAAAAACTTAGGTCTCTTGACATCTTCTTCCcagcttcttcttcctcttctcttgCTTCTTCGCCCTTCATTCAACACCTTGTTCTCCTTCCACTTTACTCTTTCACAAATAAATGGCACAATGCAGACGAAGACCTATATTGATGTTTAATATTCCAAAATGAGATCCCGTCTTTCACGAAAGAACAGTGAAATCACGGAGCATCACTGCTGCATCTTGTTTTGTTGTCTGAACATATGACAACATCTTGATTTTGACCTAATGCATTTGAAAACTGTCAGCTAATTCTCATATTGTTCTTAAGTCAGTGTGTCTAAAATCTCTTTCCTGTTATCTTCTCTGTCTACTTCTGCTAAtggtttaattgtttttattgaCTCTGCAAACAGCTGCAAGTGGATTTAATGTTTCAGAGGAATGTTAAAACGCTTCTTTTTTCCCTGGTAATTATATTGAAATTCGTGTAAAAGGCTACTTGTTTGTGGTTTCAGTTAAGGAGTGCCATGGATCCCAAGAGACACTACAAGAAGGGTGACTCAAGATCAAAAACTCTGCCCAAATATTTTCAGGCATGTCTATAATGAGGCCCGTTCATCTTTTCCTTACTGCACATTTGCATACACTGTCCAACTACCTTGTCATTGTTTTTTCATCTTGGATTATATTAAAAGGTGTATTACAGGATATTCTATCGACTATAGTGTGGATATGCGGTCTAATAGTATAGATATCTGTACCTCCTGGTCCTGGACGCCCTATAATTGTACTAGTACTTGTCAAGGAACATCTATAATTGAGCCCATCCTATATTTGATCAGGTGGGGACTGTAATAGAGTCTGCTTCAGAATTCTACGCAGGTAGACTTACCAAGAAGGAGAGGAAGGCTACCCTTGCTGATGAGCTACTCTCTG
This Coffea arabica cultivar ET-39 chromosome 3e, Coffea Arabica ET-39 HiFi, whole genome shotgun sequence DNA region includes the following protein-coding sequences:
- the LOC113736974 gene encoding uncharacterized protein, with protein sequence MAAASGNENKAPAVIGLAWEPKLPRLPIPDTASTSSSRNRHNHHRHSRAKTSTGSFSFTSQQDNLIDGLYVPPNDPKKLNKLLRKQLQQTAGKHWFDMPAPTLTPELKKDLHLLKLRSAMDPKRHYKKGDSRSKTLPKYFQVGTVIESASEFYAGRLTKKERKATLADELLSDSNLAQYRKRKVQEIEEQNRPAGFDKWKIRGRKSMKRAKQRRH